Proteins from one Triticum aestivum cultivar Chinese Spring chromosome 7A, IWGSC CS RefSeq v2.1, whole genome shotgun sequence genomic window:
- the LOC123148226 gene encoding probable cinnamyl alcohol dehydrogenase 5 isoform X1, which translates to MAPTAAEQSQQHTRKAVGLAARDVSGHLAPLAITRRSTGDDDVVIKILYCGICHSDLHSIKNDWKDATYPVIPGHEIAGEVTEAGKNVTRFKAGDRVGVGCMVNSCQSCESCDKGFENHCPGMIFTYNRVDRDGTLTYGGYSSMVVVHERFVVRFPDAMPLDKGAPLLCAGITVYTPMKYHGLNAPGMHLGVLGLGGLGHVAVKFGKAFGMKVTVISSSPGKKQEALERLGADGFVVSKNADEMKAAMSTMDGIINTVSANIPMAPLFGLLKPNGKMVMVGLPEKPIEVPPFALVAKNKTLAGSFIGGMRDTQEMLDLAAKHGVTADIEVIGAEYVNTAMERLAKADVRYRFVIDIGNTLDKAAAAAK; encoded by the exons ATGGCACCCACGGCGGCGGAGCAGAGCCAGCAGCACACGAGGAAGGCGGTGGGCCTGGCGGCgcgcgacgtctccggccacctcgCCCCGCTCGCCATTACCCGAAG GAGCACTGGAGACGACGATGTCGTCATAAAGATCCTGTACTGCGGGATCTGTCACTCTGACCTGCACAGCATCAAGAACGACTGGAAGGACGCCACGTACCCGGTGATCCCCGGGCACGAGATCGCCGGCGAGGTCACCGAGGCCGGCAAGAACGTGACCAGGTTCAAGGCCGGCGACCGTGTGGGCGTGGGGTGCATGGTGAACTCGTGCCAGTCCTGCGAGAGCTGCGACAAGGGCTTCGAGAACCACTGCCCGGGCATGATCTTCACCTACAACCGGGTCGACCGCGACGGAACCCTCACCTACGGCGGCTACTCCAGCATGGTGGTGGTGCACGAGCGCTTCGTGGTCCGGTTCCCGGACGCCATGCCGCTGGACAAGGGCGCGCCCCTGCTGTGCGCCGGCATCACCGTGTACACCCCCATGAAGTACCACGGGCTGAACGCTCCCGGGATGCACCTCGGCGTGCTGGGCCTGGGCGGGCTCGGTCACGTCGCCGTCAAGTTCGGCAAGGCCTTCGGGATGAAGGTGACGGTGATCAGCTCATCGCCGGGGAAGAAGCAGGAGGCCCTCGAGAGGCTAGGCGCCGACGGCTTCGTTGTCAGCAAGAACGCCGACGAGATGAAG GCTGCGATGAGCACCATGGATGGCATCATAAACACGGTGTCTGCAAACATCCCCATGGCCCCTCTCTTCGGGCTACTCAAGCCCAACGGCAAGATGGTCATGGTCGGCCTCCCAGAGAAGCCTATCGAGGTCCCTCCCTTTGCTCTGGTTGCCA AGAACAAGACCCTGGCCGGGAGCTTCATCGGCGGCATGAGGGACACCCAGGAGATGCTGGACCTCGCGGCGAAGCATGGTGTGACGGCAGACATCGAGGTGATCGGCGCCGAGTACGTGAACACGGCCATGGAGCGCCTTGCCAAGGCCGACGTCAGGTATCGGTTCGTCATCGACATCGGCAACACCCTCGACAAGGCCGCCGCGGCCGCCAAGTGA
- the LOC123148226 gene encoding probable cinnamyl alcohol dehydrogenase 5 isoform X2, whose protein sequence is MALAVLCRYHSRASVLRAVQRSTGDDDVVIKILYCGICHSDLHSIKNDWKDATYPVIPGHEIAGEVTEAGKNVTRFKAGDRVGVGCMVNSCQSCESCDKGFENHCPGMIFTYNRVDRDGTLTYGGYSSMVVVHERFVVRFPDAMPLDKGAPLLCAGITVYTPMKYHGLNAPGMHLGVLGLGGLGHVAVKFGKAFGMKVTVISSSPGKKQEALERLGADGFVVSKNADEMKAAMSTMDGIINTVSANIPMAPLFGLLKPNGKMVMVGLPEKPIEVPPFALVAKNKTLAGSFIGGMRDTQEMLDLAAKHGVTADIEVIGAEYVNTAMERLAKADVRYRFVIDIGNTLDKAAAAAK, encoded by the exons ATGGCGCTAGCAGTTTtatgtcgctatcatagccgcgcCAGTGTGCTACGAGCTGTACAAAG GAGCACTGGAGACGACGATGTCGTCATAAAGATCCTGTACTGCGGGATCTGTCACTCTGACCTGCACAGCATCAAGAACGACTGGAAGGACGCCACGTACCCGGTGATCCCCGGGCACGAGATCGCCGGCGAGGTCACCGAGGCCGGCAAGAACGTGACCAGGTTCAAGGCCGGCGACCGTGTGGGCGTGGGGTGCATGGTGAACTCGTGCCAGTCCTGCGAGAGCTGCGACAAGGGCTTCGAGAACCACTGCCCGGGCATGATCTTCACCTACAACCGGGTCGACCGCGACGGAACCCTCACCTACGGCGGCTACTCCAGCATGGTGGTGGTGCACGAGCGCTTCGTGGTCCGGTTCCCGGACGCCATGCCGCTGGACAAGGGCGCGCCCCTGCTGTGCGCCGGCATCACCGTGTACACCCCCATGAAGTACCACGGGCTGAACGCTCCCGGGATGCACCTCGGCGTGCTGGGCCTGGGCGGGCTCGGTCACGTCGCCGTCAAGTTCGGCAAGGCCTTCGGGATGAAGGTGACGGTGATCAGCTCATCGCCGGGGAAGAAGCAGGAGGCCCTCGAGAGGCTAGGCGCCGACGGCTTCGTTGTCAGCAAGAACGCCGACGAGATGAAG GCTGCGATGAGCACCATGGATGGCATCATAAACACGGTGTCTGCAAACATCCCCATGGCCCCTCTCTTCGGGCTACTCAAGCCCAACGGCAAGATGGTCATGGTCGGCCTCCCAGAGAAGCCTATCGAGGTCCCTCCCTTTGCTCTGGTTGCCA AGAACAAGACCCTGGCCGGGAGCTTCATCGGCGGCATGAGGGACACCCAGGAGATGCTGGACCTCGCGGCGAAGCATGGTGTGACGGCAGACATCGAGGTGATCGGCGCCGAGTACGTGAACACGGCCATGGAGCGCCTTGCCAAGGCCGACGTCAGGTATCGGTTCGTCATCGACATCGGCAACACCCTCGACAAGGCCGCCGCGGCCGCCAAGTGA
- the LOC123148227 gene encoding uncharacterized protein, with amino-acid sequence MDTSGGAVLQSPATEEETMARKRSRRVSFADTTAVHVFDRDEDFETPPDERPASPSPSPGRPLAGDAAEGDETEGEDESPFGWLGDVGVSSASPGSAAGSMSSFEGDDNFFGVVSASFIQSGRPSDSGMSEDNGHDLTLDSHTFSLHFNNVIPPDDCSLHSAGSLRTVGLESATPLKALKGSESVKSSGGRDALTDMSLCAENPKRYDYTNLSLTLNNLLQEVQEPTSPKDETDFITAKHALTLPASEKEHRQEKSYIGNGVSSDELVSVSSLEEHITSSSDPTEEDNAMVVDIHDKSQISLQENCSDDHIAVHPDVNRTVKTASLLSPPPPYGSFMSNIDLQPPVLDQSLSKDEPHGANQTASAVPTFSMRDAEQLHQQSEILNSETVLHTPKTQVQLLQITQGSVSSLRSKRQQIFSPVVHSTGNVVSHEASSLGSEFMKHGKRISDLDHVLKFKLHESPVAHNRRLPLVERNEIVQEPHNTFSKAEDHGCTVSAFSVTPQQLEKTGQASVLGAPPRQEPSEATEVQDTLCDAPALGSLANHECNSHMDMDGTGRKRSSEENVCAEHSLPEKRAKGPRSPITSRKQLPCVSLSSRMAEENQSEAHDSAQSLSDDWNKVVFSVSDSIKQMHIRPESISKLNLQQLDMLGDMLGKIHVARTYKRLPAAVRIQDSRLAEAMSLHGKLSYEKAKLQINHVKLDKLRNKAQLCQAGIQECRYLKSKISQLRRPTVGAAQMKGGPLYAETSINTCNRLEGNARITEKKLALSMIQQKVENLKISLEHFCNIKGDISEVLRVAEEQLKMRNQCRIINQQASLWELKDIVKRENKRDVILNYRNLLLQRIILNLSDMSTIFVSNSLMGTKIEKAFPNLKATVAFSFVFKAEENQRLSDLRSLQKKTMETSLLLGNLIDVLEEIEDAKGELLGLISADFSVDSQTGQLIFSLRFIGYKSAKRVAFTIDMTDLSRAVYPSEPSELPIKVWQAQTTLSQPNLDKLMASIRDDLQPGRVMILRLCRMVTRLVNTLPV; translated from the exons ATGGACACcagcggcggggccgtcctccagTCGCCGGCGACGGAGGAGGAGACGATGGCGCGGAAGCGCTCCCGCCGCGTGAGCTTCGCGGACACCACCGCCGTGCACGTGTTCGACCGCGACGAGGACTTTGAGACGCCCCCGGACGAGCGCCCCGCCTCCCCGTCTCCGTCCCCCGGGAGGCCCCTCGCGGGCGACGCGGCGGAGGGCGACGAGACGGAGGGAGAGGACGAGTCACCGTTCGGTTGGCTCGGGGATGTGGGTGTCAGTTCCGCCTCCCCCGGCAGCGCCGCCGGGTCCATGTCCTCGTTCGAAGGAG ATGACAACTTCTTTGGGGTCGTGTCAGCAAGTTTTATTCAATCGGGGAGACCATCAGATTCTGGAATGTCGGAGGACAATGGCCATGATTTAACTTTAGATTCCCACACGTTTTCTTTGCATTTCAACAATGTTATTCCTCCAGATGATTGTTCACTCCACTCAGCTGGAAGTCTGAGGACAGTCGGTCTGGAATCTGCAACACCGCTAAAGGCACTGAAGGGATCAGAGTCTGTAAAATCGAGTGGTGGCCGCGATGCGTTGACCGACATGAGTTTGTGTGCAGAAAACCCTAAACGTTATGATTATACTAACTTGTCACTCACATTGAACAATTTACTGCAAGAGGTCCAGGAACCAACGTCTCCTAAAGATGAAACGGACTTTATAACTGCCAAGCATGCTTTGACGCTGCCTGCATCTGAGAAAGAACACAGGCAAGAAAAATCATATATTGGCAATGGTGTGTCTTCTGATGAGCTGGTCTCCGTTAGTTCTCTTGAGGAGCACATTACTAGTAGCTCTGATCCGACTGAAGAAGACAATGCAATGGTAGTTGATATTCATGATAAATCTCAGATCAG TTTGCAGGAGAACTGCAGTGATGACCATATAGCCGTTCACCCTGATGTCAATAGAACTGTAAAAACTGCTTCGTTGCTCTCTCCACCTCCACCTTATGGGTCCTTCATGAGTAATATTGACTTGCAACCTCCTGTATTGGATCAATCATTGTCAAAAGATGAACCACATGGAGCAAATCAAACTGCAAGTGCAGTTCCTACCTTTTCAATGAGGGATGCTGAGCAGTTGCACCAGCAAAGTGAAATCTTGAATTCGGAAACTGTTTTACATACTCCGAAAACGCAAGTTCAGCTGTTGCAAATTACACAAGGTTCTGTATCTTCCCTACGCTCCAAAAGGCAGCAAATCTTCAGTCCTGTGGTTCATTCCACTGGTAATGTGGTAAGCCATGAGGCATCTTCTTTGGGGAGTGAGTTTATGAAACATGGTAAGAGAATTTCAGATCTCGATCATGTACTAAAGTTCAAGCTTCATGAATCACCTGTAGCTCATAATCGTCGATTACCattagttgagagaaatgagattGTTCAGGAACCACATAACACATTCAGCAAAGCTGAAGATCATGGCTGCACTGTGTCAGCTTTTTCTGTTACACCACAACAGCTAGAGAAAACCGGTCAGGCTTCTGTTCTAGGTGCTCCCCCAAGGCAGGAGCCGAGTGAGGCCACTGAGGTTCAGGATACTCTGTGCGATGCCCCTGCTTTGGGTAGCCTAGCAAATCATGAATGCAATTCTCATATGGATATGGATGGCACTGGAAGAAAAAGGAGCTCTGAAGAAAATGTCTGTGCTGAACATTCATTGCCTGAAAAAAGAGCAAAGGGACCTAGAAGCCCAATAACATCACGAAAACAACTTCCTTGTGTATCATTGTCTTCTCGTATGGCAGAAGAAAATCAGAGTGAGGCTCATGATAGTGCACAATCATTAAGTGATGATTGGAACAAG GTAGTATTCAGCGTATCTGATTCCATTAAGCAGATGCATATACGCCCAGAATCTATAAGTAAGCTTAACCTACAACAG CTTGATATGTTAGGAGATATGCTGGGGAAGATTCATGTGGCTAGAACATATAAGAGGCTTCCTGCTGCTGTG AGGATTCAAGATTCCAGACTAGCTGAGGCAATGTCTCTCCATGGCAAGCTTTCATATGAAAAGGCAAAACTGCAAATAAATCATGTTAAACTTGATAAACTGCGA AACAAAGCACAACTATGTCAAGCTGGAATTCAAGAATGCCGCTATTTGAAATCCAAGATTTCACAGCTTCGTCGTCCTACGGTGGGTGCTGCACAGATGAAGGGAGGTCCTCTTTATGCAGAAACTTCGATTAATACCTGCAACAGACTG GAAGGAAATGCTAGGATAACTGAAAAGAAGCTTGCACTCAGCATGATTCAACAGAAGGTGGAGAACCTCAAGATTTCGCTTGAACATTTTTGCAACATTAAAGGTGATATTAGTGAAGTCCTCAGGGTTGCTGAAGAGCAATTGAAGATGAGAAATCAGTGTCGTATCATCAACCAGCAAGCATCG CTCTGGGAGTTGAAAGACATTGTTAAAAGGGAAAATAAGCGTGATGTCATTCTCAACTATCGCAATTTGCTCTTACAAAG GATCATCTTAAACCTTAGTGATATGTCAACCATATTTGTGAGTAACTCACTGATGGGAACCAAAATAGAAAAG GCATTTCCCAATTTGAAAGCAACTGTGGCATTCAGTTTCGTTTTCAAAGCTGAGGAGAATCAAAGACTTAGTGACTTACGATCCTTGCAGAAGAAGACAATG GAAACAAGTTTGCTTCTCGGTAATCTTATTGATGTCCTAGAAGAAATCGAGGATGCTAAAGGGGAATTATTGGGTCTGATCTCTGCAGATTTTAGTGTGGACTCCCAGACAG GGCAACTCATCTTCAGTCTGCGCTTCATCGGTTACAAGAGCGCCAAGAGGGTTGCTTTCACCATTGACATGACAGACCTGAGCCG CGCGGTGTACCCTTCTGAGCCATCGGAGCTGCCGATCAAGGTGTGGCAAGCTCAGACAACACTGTCGCAGCCAAACCTGGACAAGCTGATGGCCTCCATAAGGGACGACCTTCAGCCGGGGCGTGTGATGATCCTCAGGCTATGCCGGATGGTGACCCGCCTGGTTAACACATTGCCTGTCTGA
- the LOC123148229 gene encoding 110 kDa U5 small nuclear ribonucleoprotein component CLO codes for MDDSLYDEFGNYIGPELADSDADDSDAAASPSPSQSRSPSPARSPSGSPNSRRPAALMDVDDDDYADAAQNAVVLAEDKKYYPTAEEVYGPGVEALVMDEDEQALEKPIVAPPRVVKFEVGTRAGATSTYASTDFILGLASNPLLVRNVALVGHLQHGKTVFMDMLVEQTHEVDTFDSEGERHIRFTDTRVDEQERRVSIKAVPMSLVLESGNGKSYLCNIMDTPGHVNFSDEMTAALRLADGAVLVVDAAEGVMVNTERAIRHAIQERLPIVVVINKVDRLITELKLPPNDAYFKLRHTLDTINDLISSCSTTVGGTQLVDPAAGNVCFASGSAGWSFTLQSFAHLYLKIHGIQFDHEKFASRLWGDLYYDHNSRTFKKKPPAAGANRSFIEFILEPLYKIYSQVVGEQQRILEVTLADLGVTLSNAAYKLNVRPLLRLACRSIFGTATGFTDMLVKNIPNVKDGAARKIEHIYTGQQDSSIVDAMKKCDSHGPLMVNVTKLYPKPDCSVFDAFGRVYSGTIQTGQTVRVLGEGYSPDDEEDMTVKEVTKLWVYQARYRVPISKAPAGSWVLIEGVDASIMKTATICPMNMDEDVYIFRPLRFNTLPVVKIAAEPLNPSELPKMVEGLRKISKSYPLAITKVEESGEHTILGTGELYLDSIMKDLRELYSEVEVKVADPVVTFCETVVDTSSMKCFAETPNKRNKITMLAEPLEKGLAEDIENGLVSLDSRQKEVTDFFRQRYQWDVLAARSIWAFGPDKQGPNILLDDSLSVEVDKNLLNAVKDSIVQGFQWGAREGPLCDEPIRNVKFKILNANIAPEPLHRGGGQIIPTARRVVYSAFLMANPRLMEPVYYIEIQTPIDCVSAIYTVLSRRRGHVTADVPKPGTPVYVVKAFLPVIESFGFETDLRYHTQGQAFCVSVFDHWAIVPGDPLDKGIVLRPLEPAPIQHLAREFMVKTRRRKGMSEDVSINKFFDEAMMNELAQQTADIHLMM; via the exons ATGGACGACAGCCTCTACGACGAGTTCGGCAACTACATCGGCCCGGAGCTCGCCGACTCCGACGCCGATGACTCggacgccgccgcctccccgtcccCCTCGCAGTCCCGCTCCCCCTCCCCGGCGCGCTCCCCGTCCGGCTCCCCCAactcccgccgccccgccgccctcatgGACGTCGACGACGACGACTACGCCGACGCCGCCCAGAACGCCGTCGTCCTCGCCGAGGACAAGAAGTACTACCCCACGGCCGAGGAGGTCTACGGCCCGGGCGTCGAGGCGCTCGTCATGGACGAGGACGAGCAGGCGCTCGAGAAGCCCATCGTCGCGCCGCCCCGCGTCGTCAAGTTCGAGGTCGGCACCCGCGCCGGTGCGACCTCCACCTACGCCTCCACCGATTTCATCCTCGGCCTCGCCTCCAACCCGCTGCTGGTCCGCAATGTGGCGCTCGTGGGCCACCTGCAGCACGGGAAGACGGTGTTCATGGACATGCTCGTGGAGCAGACCCACGAGGTGGACACGTTCGACTCCGAGGGCGAGCGCCACATCCGTTTCACAGACACCCGGGTCGACGAGCAGGAGCGCAGGGTCTCCATCAAGGCTGTGCCGATGTCGCTCGTGCTAGAGTCAGGGAATGGCAAGTCCTATCTCTGCAACATCATGGATACGCCTGGGCATGTCAATTTTTCCGACGAGATGACTGCTGCGCTCAGGCTAGCGGATGGGGCTGTGCTTGTTGTCGATGCTGCTGAGGGCGTCATG GTAAACACTGAGAGGGCGATTCGTCATGCGATCCAAGAAAGACTTCCCATCGTTGTTGTGATTAACAAG GTTGACAGACTGATAACAGAGCTAAAGCTGCCCCCAAATGATGCGTATTTTAAGCTACGACATACACTGGACACAATCAATGATCTAATCTCATCTTGTTCTACCACAGTAGGTGGCACTCAACTGGTAGACCCAGCTGCTGGAAATGTTTGCTTTGCGAGTGGTTCTGCTGGCTGGTCTTTTACCTTGCAATCTTTTGCGCATCTTTATTTGAAGATTCATGGGATTCAGTTTGACCATGAGAAATTTGCATCTCGTCTGTGGGGAGATTTGTATTATGACCATAACTCTAGAACCTTCAAAAAGAAGCCGCCAGCAGCAGGAGCTAATAGGTCATTCATTGAGTTCATCCTTGAGCCTCTGTATAAAATCTATAGTCAGGTTGTTGGAGAGCAACAGAGAATTCTTGAAGTAACTCTCGCTGACTTGGGTGTGACACTGAGCAATGCAGCTTATAAGCTTAATGTTAGGCCTTTGCTGAGACTTGCTTGCCGCTCAATTTTTGGCACTGCTACTGGTTTTACCGACATGTTAGTGAAAAACATCCCCAATGTGAAGGATGGCGCTGCAAGGAAAATAGAACACATATACACTGGTCAACAAGACTcctccattgtggatgcaatgaagaAATGTGATTCCCATGGTCCTCTTATGGTCAATGTTACAAAACTGTATCCTAAGCCTGACTGTAGTGTCTTTGATGCCTTTGGACGAGTTTATAGTGGCACAATACAGACTGGTCAGACAGTTCGGGTGCTTGGAGAAGGCTATTCCCCTGATGATGAAGAGGATATGACTGTCAAAGAGGTCACCAAGTTGTGGGTCTATCAGGCACGGTACCGTGTTCCAATAAGTAAGGCACCTGCTGGTTCTTGGGTTCTTATTGAAGGCGTGGATGCATCAATCATGAAAACTGCAACCATATGTCCTATGAACATGGATGAAGATGTGTACATATTTAGGCCTCTACGCTTCAATACCTTACCTGTTGTAAAGATAGCAGCTGAGCCTCTTAACCCGAGTGAGCTGCCTAAAATGGTGGAAGGTCTGCGTAAAATTAGCAAGAGCTACCCTCTTGCTATTACTAAGGTAGAAGAGTCAGGCGAACACACTATACTTGGGACTGGTGAGCTATATCTAGATTCAATAATGAAGGACCTCAGAGAGCTTTACTCTGAGGTAGAAGTGAAG GTTGCAGATCCAGTTGTGACATTTTGTGAAACAGTTGTTGATACTTCCTCTATGAAATGTTTTGCTGAAACACCCAACAAGAGGAACAAAATTACCATG TTAGCTGAACCACTAGAGAAGGGCTtggcagaagatatagagaatGGCCTTGTCAGCCTTGACTCAAGGCAGAAAGAAGTCACTGACTTCTTTCGCCAACGCTACCAGTGGGATGTGCTTGCAGCAAGGTCAATATGGGCTTTTGGACCTGACAAGCAG GGTCCTAACATTCTACTGGATGACTCTCTTTCGGTTGAGGTGGATAAGAACTTGCTGAATGCAGTCAAAGATTCAATTGTTCAAGG GTTTCAGTGGGGTGCTAGAGAAGGCCCCTTGTGTGATGAACCAATTAGGAATGTGAAGTTCAAGATCCTAAATGCAAATATCGCACCAGAACCATTGCACCGTGGTGGCGGCCAAATAATCCCCACAGCTCGCCGGGTTGTCTACTCAGCATTTCTGATGGCTAATCCTCGACTTATGGAGCCTGTTTATTACATTGAG ATCCAAACTCCAATTGACTGTGTATCTGCTATATATACGGTCCTGTCGCGGCGACGTGGACATGTGACAGCCGATGTACCCAAGCCTGGCACTCCAGTATATGTTGTCAAG GCATTTTTACCTGTCATAGAGTCTTTTGGGTTTGAGACAGATCTCAGATACCATACACAGGGACAAGCATTTTGTGTGTCAGTGTTTGACCACTGGGCTATTGTTCCTGGCGATCCTCTTGACAAGGGCATTGTTCTCCGGCCTTTGGAACCAGCACCTATCCAACACCTTGCCCGTGAGTTCATGGTAAAGACCAGGCGGAGGAAG GGCATGAGCGAGGATGTTAGCATCAACAAGTTCTTTGACGAGGCCATGATGAACGAGCTGGCGCAACAGACTGCAGATATCCACCTGATGATGTAG